In Amycolatopsis sp. EV170708-02-1, the following are encoded in one genomic region:
- a CDS encoding decaprenylphospho-beta-D-erythro-pentofuranosid-2-ulose 2-reductase: protein MIDAVGNPQSLLLLGGTSDIALAIAEKYLSERPLRVVLAGRQSPRLDAAAQRLKDKGAEVSTVDFDAKALDTHPAVLDKAFEGGDIDVTVVAFGLLGDQEELWQDHAKAVEAATVNYTAAVSVGVALSNKLKTQGHGKVIALSSVAGERVRRSNFVYGSSKAGFDGFYLGLGEALAEFGVQITVVRSGQVRTKMTEGMKDAPLTVDVEQVAETAVAASRAGKELVWSPAPFRLVMSALRHIPRPIFRKLPI, encoded by the coding sequence GTGATCGACGCTGTGGGCAACCCCCAGTCCCTGCTGCTGCTCGGCGGCACCTCCGACATCGCGCTCGCGATCGCGGAGAAGTACCTGTCCGAGCGGCCCCTCCGGGTCGTGCTGGCCGGGCGCCAGTCGCCGCGGCTCGACGCGGCCGCTCAGCGCCTGAAGGACAAGGGCGCCGAAGTGTCGACGGTCGACTTCGACGCCAAGGCCCTCGACACCCACCCCGCCGTGCTGGACAAGGCCTTCGAAGGTGGCGACATCGACGTCACCGTCGTGGCGTTCGGCCTGCTCGGCGACCAGGAAGAGCTGTGGCAGGACCACGCGAAGGCCGTCGAGGCGGCGACCGTGAACTACACGGCCGCGGTGTCCGTCGGGGTCGCGCTCTCGAACAAGCTCAAGACGCAGGGGCACGGCAAGGTCATCGCGCTGTCCTCGGTCGCCGGTGAGCGGGTCCGCCGGTCGAACTTCGTCTACGGCTCCTCCAAGGCCGGCTTCGACGGCTTCTACCTGGGCCTCGGCGAGGCACTGGCGGAGTTCGGCGTGCAGATCACCGTCGTCCGCTCCGGCCAGGTCCGGACCAAGATGACCGAAGGCATGAAGGACGCCCCGCTGACGGTGGACGTCGAGCAGGTCGCCGAGACCGCGGTCGCCGCCTCGCGCGCCGGCAAAGAACTGGTGTGGTCGCCCGCGCCGTTCCGGCTGGTCATGTCGGCCCTGCGGCATATCCCCCGGCCGATCTTCCGGAAGCTGCCGATCTAG
- a CDS encoding decaprenyl-phosphate phosphoribosyltransferase, whose amino-acid sequence MSETTEKADSKPDDVEPVAEAAEPKKVAGGLVGGIIKTARPRQWVKNVLVFAAPFFAFSKSTDRTGLLIAALIAFAAFSLVASSVYLINDAIDVEADRAHPTKRNRPIAAGIVPVPVAFVAAGVFFAAGLGISFFASWQLAVVLAVYEAVQLGYCFGLKHQPVVDLAIVGSGFLMRSIAGGVAAGIALSQWFLLVTAFGSLFMVAGKRYAEIMLFERTGAKIRSSLKKYSASYLRFVWATSAAILIMSYCLWAFEIRQVEHDSVWAVVSMVPFVVAVLRYAVDVDGGNAGEPEEIALKDRVLQVLGASWVITLFLSFYL is encoded by the coding sequence ATGAGTGAAACGACCGAGAAGGCCGATTCCAAGCCTGACGACGTAGAACCCGTGGCCGAGGCCGCCGAACCGAAGAAGGTCGCCGGCGGTCTCGTCGGCGGCATCATCAAGACGGCACGCCCGCGCCAGTGGGTGAAGAACGTGCTGGTGTTCGCCGCACCGTTCTTCGCCTTTTCGAAGTCGACGGACCGGACCGGCCTGCTGATCGCCGCGCTGATCGCCTTCGCGGCGTTCTCGCTGGTGGCCTCCTCGGTCTATCTCATCAACGACGCGATCGACGTCGAGGCCGACCGGGCGCATCCGACCAAGCGGAACCGGCCGATCGCGGCCGGGATCGTGCCGGTGCCGGTGGCGTTCGTCGCGGCGGGCGTGTTCTTCGCCGCCGGCCTCGGCATCTCGTTCTTCGCCAGCTGGCAGCTCGCGGTCGTGCTGGCGGTCTACGAGGCCGTCCAGCTCGGCTACTGCTTCGGGCTCAAGCACCAGCCGGTGGTCGATCTGGCCATCGTCGGCTCGGGCTTCCTGATGCGGTCGATCGCCGGTGGTGTGGCCGCGGGTATCGCGCTTTCGCAGTGGTTCCTGCTGGTCACCGCGTTCGGCTCGCTGTTCATGGTGGCGGGCAAGCGCTACGCCGAGATCATGCTCTTCGAGCGCACCGGGGCGAAGATCCGGTCTTCGCTCAAGAAGTACTCGGCGAGCTACCTGCGGTTCGTCTGGGCGACGTCCGCGGCGATCCTGATCATGTCGTACTGCCTGTGGGCGTTCGAGATCCGCCAGGTCGAGCACGACTCGGTCTGGGCGGTCGTCTCGATGGTCCCGTTCGTGGTGGCCGTCCTGCGCTACGCCGTCGACGTCGACGGCGGCAACGCGGGCGAGCCGGAGGAGATCGCGCTCAAGGACCGCGTGCTCCAGGTGCTCGGCGCGAGCTGGGTGATCACGCTGTTCCTGTCGTTCTATCTCTGA
- a CDS encoding phosphatase PAP2 family protein: MLEKGTPTGEVAVLAKAQGVLKSDVTVKAARGLSHFGEHSAGWFALGLVGAAVDKKRRKDWLVAAAGVVGAHAASIAVKRVVRRPRPDHPSVEVLVSTPSKLSFPSSHATSTTAAAVLYSGLTGRNLVPALVPPMLASRLVLGVHYPTDVLAGAALGGVVGGLIRRKLKRR; the protein is encoded by the coding sequence ATGCTTGAGAAGGGCACTCCCACGGGTGAAGTCGCCGTCCTGGCCAAGGCACAGGGCGTCCTGAAGAGCGACGTCACGGTGAAGGCGGCACGGGGTCTTTCGCACTTCGGCGAGCACAGCGCGGGCTGGTTCGCGCTGGGGCTCGTCGGGGCCGCTGTCGACAAGAAGCGCCGCAAGGACTGGCTGGTCGCGGCGGCGGGCGTCGTCGGCGCGCACGCCGCGTCCATCGCGGTGAAACGCGTGGTCAGGCGGCCGCGGCCGGACCACCCGAGCGTCGAGGTCCTGGTCTCCACGCCGAGCAAGCTGAGCTTCCCGTCCTCGCACGCGACCTCCACTACGGCGGCGGCGGTGCTCTACTCCGGATTGACCGGGCGTAACCTGGTCCCGGCCCTGGTACCGCCGATGCTGGCCTCCCGGCTCGTGCTCGGCGTCCACTACCCGACCGACGTTCTGGCCGGAGCGGCCCTTGGGGGCGTAGTCGGCGGCTTGATACGTAGGAAGCTGAAGCGACGATGA